Genomic window (Candidatus Nitrosocosmicus franklandus):
TTTTAGCGTATTTGGCTTTAATGCTATAAATTTCAATTTGGGATTAACCTTCTTATTTTTTTGGTTCGTCTATCTAGCATGCTACTTTTTTTGTCTTCTTAAACCTATACCAATTACGAAGTTGCGCTTTTTTGGGAGAAAACAAAATATGATGTCTGTAACAACTAAAATGGATCAAAGTACAGGGTTTGTTACTTCACACAATTATCTAATGATAACCATTTCTTGGTTTTCTCTTTACTTTATCTTATCAATACTAATTGATATACTTCAACAATTATTCGGTATAACTTTAGGGAATCCTTTAACTCATGATCCTCTGCTTTCATTTTTTTACTTATCCGCTGCCCCTCTTAATGAAGAAATCTTTTTTCGAGTACTCCTAATGGGGCTACCTTTGTTTCTTATTTTCATTCCAATAGGAAGGGGAAAATTTCTGTCTACATTAAATCATCCATACTCTAATATGGAAAAATTCAGAAGACAATCTACTACTATTGGAGTTTTTATTATAATTATTCTCAATTCATTTGTTTTTGGACTATCTCACGTGATCTTTGGTGGGGGTTATGAATTAGGAAAAATTAGTCAGGCTGCTTTAGGCGGACTGATAATCGGATGGATTTACTATAGATATGGTTTGGCTTCAGCTATTACTTTTCACTGGATCTCTAATTATGTATTTTTTGCATATAGTATTCTCGGATTTTATTTGTTCCAAACGCCTTGGAATGTAGAATCCGATAACCTATTGCTTGGAATTGTTTCGATAGGTTTCATAGCAATTGGAATCTTATTCTTCTACCAAGTTGCGGGTAGGTTTCTAAATAAATATTTGGTAAGATAATTCTAATTAAAGTTTTAGATGAGTTTTGAGACCTTTGTATCTATTTCTAATAGTGACCTCTGTAACTCCGGCAGCTTCGGCTACATCTTTCTGTGTTTTGTTCTCTCCGTTCATGACACAGGCTACATACAAGGCTGCAGCTGCAAGCCCCATCGGATCCTTTCCAGCAGAAATTTTGCCTTCCTCGGCTTTCTTTAGAATTTCTAAAGCCTTTCTTTTTGTTTTTTCAGTGAGTCCTGCCTTGCTAGCAATTCTTGCAACACATTTTACTGGATCCACAACTGGCATTTTGAGATCCAATTCTCTTATTAGCAATCTATAACATCTCGCAACGTCTTTCTTCTTGATGTTGCTAGCATTAGCAACATCCTTCAAAGTTCTTGGTGTTTCAGTGTCTCGACATGCTGCATAAAGAGCAGCTGCAACCAGCGCTGAAATTGATCTTCCCCTAACTAACCCCTTTTCTAGGGCCTTTCGATAAACATAAGCAGCCTTCTCTATTACCGCATCACCGACTGCTAGCTTATCTTTTAATCTATCAAGTTCACTAAATGCCTGTCTAAAGTTTCTGTCAACTGGTTCATGAACTTGACTCCTACTGTCCCAAGTCCTTAGTCTTTCGATTGTACTCTTCATGGACGCAGAGAGCGGTTTCCCCGAGGCGTCCTTATCTACTGGTCCAATAATAGTAGCGAGGCCCATATCATGCATGGCTAAAGATGTAGGTACTCCAGCTCTGCTACGATCCTCATGCTCTTCTTTTGAGAAGGCCCTCCATTCCGGTCCAGTTTCCTCAATTCTCTCTGTTACTACAAAACCACAATTACCGCAGAACATTTCTCCGGTTGAATTATCTGTAACCATAGGACCTTTGCCGCATCTTGGACATCGATCACCAAACATAGAAATATCTTTTACCAATTTATATCACCATAAAACTTATAAACTAATTCCACATGTATTTATATCTTTCCTTACATATAAACATATCGGAAATTTTCAACACAGGTAGTTAATACTTTGCCTTATTTCGCTTTCTCCTTTCTACCTTAGCATATTTCTTACTCTTAGTTCTCTTTGAACTATAACTGTGAGTCCTTTTTGCGGAATTGTTACTCATGCATCTAAGGTAAATTATTATTATTTATATACTATAGTTTTTGATATTCTCAAATTGAGAAAGGAGCCGTTATTTGAAATAATGAATTTATAACACTTTATTCCAAATTATCTTTATAAATGACAAAAATATTGATTATTGTTTCTTTCCTATTGATTATTGGAATGATGTTTATATTCTTTCCTGGTAAAAATGTTTATTCGATTGAGAATAAATCAGGTGGTTTTTCTGACCATATTAAATTCATTAGGTTTTCAAATGAAAATGTTGCTTACCAGCAGGTTAGTAATGGCCAATTGGATGTCTATTTTTTTCAAATTCCTTTGCAATTAGTCGAGACTGCAAAAAAAAACCCTAATTTGAAAATATATGAAAAGGAGGGTCTTAGCTACGGATTATTGCTAAATCCATCAAATTCCTCAAATAACTTCAACCCATTTTCTATCAAGGATATAAGATTCGCATTAAACTTTCTTATAGACAGAAATTTTATAGTGAATAATATCTTGAAAGGGTTTGGCGAACCTATAGCAGAACCCTACGGCTCTACTTCACCTGAATATCATAATATACTTCCCGTAATTGACCAACTAAAAATTAGATACGATCCTAATTTTGCAAAAGAGATGATAAATAACGCAATGTTAAATGTAGGATCTACAAAGGATTCCAATGGGAAGTTTACTTTAGAGGGGAAACCAATAACTATAAAAATATTGATTCGAAATGATGATCTACTTAGAAAATCATTTGGGGATTACGTAGCTTCCGAAATTGAAAAGTTAGGATTTACTGTAATGAAGGAATATGGTGATTTGACTAAGGCTAACAGAATTGTCTACGGATCAGATCCAGCCCAATTGGAATGGAATATGTATACCGAGTCATTGATATCGAATTCTTTTGTAAGGTACAACCCAGGCACTGTTACACAAATGTATGCGCCTTGGTTTGGGAGTATGCCAGGCTCTCAAAATCCTCTGTTCTGGCAATATTCTAATTCTACTATAGATGGCCTAACTCAAAAACTAATTTTCAATAATTTTACTTCAGAACAAGAAAGAAACGAGCTCTTACAAAAAGCAGAAGCAATTGGAATTGAGGAAGCTGTGAGATTATTTTTTGCAAGATCATATGATCCTTATATATCATCTTCAAAAATTGGTGGATTAATTAACGACTACTCAGCTGGTATAGCCAATAAGCTGTCATTATTGAATGCCATTAAAAATGGTAGCGACAATAACACGTTAAATGTTGGTATGATACAAATATTCCAAGGAGCATGGAATAATGTTAAAGGCTGTTCAGATTTTTATTGCAGAATTATATATTCTCTAATTGCAGACTCGCCTACCTTCTCTAATCCTTATACTGGTGATCCTGAACCTATGAGAAATGTCTGGACTAGCGTCATATCTAACGGATTTAATGACAAGGTTAATGTTTCAAAAAATTCTATACGTTGGAACCCTTATGGACAAATTTGGGAAACAAATGAACATGTTAACAATACAGCGCTCACAAAAGTAACAATTACTCCCCAATATTCAAACTGGCACAGCGGAGTACCTGTTGACAAGTATGACATATTGTATTCTTATTATTTCCCATATGAGTGGTCGACTAAAACTGAAAATAATGATTTGACCTATGACTCTGAATATGCGAGTTTAGTATTTCCAACTCTATCTTTGATAAAGGGAGTCGATTTTCATGATAATGGTACTTTCGATACTTATGTAGACTTGTGGCACTATGATAAAAAACAAGTCCCTTCATACGGAACATTATGGCCAACTGAACCATGGGATATAACTGCAGCTACTGAACGTTTGGTAATGAACAATAAATTGTCATATTCAAAAAGCGATGCCAATATTAAGGGTATAGATCAATTGTCTTTGAATCTGCCGGTTCATTCTGAGATGATAAAGGAAGAGCTAATTCGGATGATCAATGAAAAGTATATTCCTAATCCACTTAAAGGAATGGTAACATTAGATTATGTTTTGAACCGGTATAATACTTCTTTGGAATGGATTACAAAGCATGGTAATGCAGTAATAGGTAATGGACCATATTATCTTGAAGAATTCAATCCAGCTGGTGGTGTAGTAACATTAAGTGCTTTCAGGGATGGTACCTATCCAATTGAGGTTGGAAGTTATTCAAAATTTGTAAATCCTCCTGGATTAGATATCCGAAAAATTAATGTTCCTAAATTCATTCAGATTGGAAAGCCGTTTGATTTTAGCATAGAAATGGGTGTAAAGAATTCATCCGGTGAATTGAATCCTTTCATAGGTAGCGTTAATTATATCGTCACCGATAGAAATGATAATTTGGTTATTGCTGATAAATTGACTTTAAATGCTAGCAAAGACGTTGATAATTCATTTGACAGTGTAAATAGCTCTCTTACTCAGACTTCATTAGTAAACATTCATCTCAATTCGACCCAAACATCTGAACTTGTACCTGGACCTTCGAAACTAAAGCTTATCATCACAACCTTTGATTCTCCCAAACCAATGATTAGTGAAAATACTTTGATCGCTAGACCATGATAACATCCGTCTTTACAGGTTGCAAAGTCTTGGTACATCAATAATGACTATTATCTTCTATATAGCCAAAAAAATTATTATACTAGTCGTAGTTTTGCTTGTTACCTTGTTGTTAACTATATTCCTCTTAGGCTCTACTATCGATAAGATCATGCTGGATAATATACGTATCCAAGTCATCAATTCCTTTGCTAGTAGCATTTCTGAAAATCAGAGATTAAATCAATTCGATAATATGTCACAGAGACAAGAATTTTTAGATCAACAAATGGATATCCAAATCAAGAGTCTGGGTTTAGATGAACCATGGTATTCACCAAAGAAAATTATGAATACTTTATTTCAGATATTGATTCTCAATTTAGGAAACTCACGGTTTTTTACTACTTATGATGGATCAAGCAGTGTAAATGATTTGATCCAAGAAAGGCTTCCAAATACAATTCTGTTATTTACCACTTCATCTTTAACTATAGTTTTGTTGGGTATAGTCATAGGTTCATATTTAGCTAGAAAGGAGGGGAAACTAACAGATAAATTTATCGCAGGTTTGGCCTCCGTAAGTCTCAGTATTCCACCATGGTGGTTTTCAATGATAATGATTGTGCTATTTTCGTTCTTTTTGCAGATTTTTCCAGCAAGATCAACACCTGTAATCCCTCCGGATTCACCCGGATATGTAGTATCTTTACTGTATCACATGGCTCTGCCTTTCATAACAATAGTTTTAATCGGATTTGCATCATCAATATATTATGTCAAATATATTGTATTACGTATTATTCAAGAGGATTATATCAAAACCC
Coding sequences:
- a CDS encoding CPBP family glutamic-type intramembrane protease gives rise to the protein MMSVTTKMDQSTGFVTSHNYLMITISWFSLYFILSILIDILQQLFGITLGNPLTHDPLLSFFYLSAAPLNEEIFFRVLLMGLPLFLIFIPIGRGKFLSTLNHPYSNMEKFRRQSTTIGVFIIIILNSFVFGLSHVIFGGGYELGKISQAALGGLIIGWIYYRYGLASAITFHWISNYVFFAYSILGFYLFQTPWNVESDNLLLGIVSIGFIAIGILFFYQVAGRFLNKYLVR
- a CDS encoding transcription initiation factor IIB, giving the protein MFGDRCPRCGKGPMVTDNSTGEMFCGNCGFVVTERIEETGPEWRAFSKEEHEDRSRAGVPTSLAMHDMGLATIIGPVDKDASGKPLSASMKSTIERLRTWDSRSQVHEPVDRNFRQAFSELDRLKDKLAVGDAVIEKAAYVYRKALEKGLVRGRSISALVAAALYAACRDTETPRTLKDVANASNIKKKDVARCYRLLIRELDLKMPVVDPVKCVARIASKAGLTEKTKRKALEILKKAEEGKISAGKDPMGLAAAALYVACVMNGENKTQKDVAEAAGVTEVTIRNRYKGLKTHLKL
- a CDS encoding ABC transporter substrate-binding protein, producing MTKILIIVSFLLIIGMMFIFFPGKNVYSIENKSGGFSDHIKFIRFSNENVAYQQVSNGQLDVYFFQIPLQLVETAKKNPNLKIYEKEGLSYGLLLNPSNSSNNFNPFSIKDIRFALNFLIDRNFIVNNILKGFGEPIAEPYGSTSPEYHNILPVIDQLKIRYDPNFAKEMINNAMLNVGSTKDSNGKFTLEGKPITIKILIRNDDLLRKSFGDYVASEIEKLGFTVMKEYGDLTKANRIVYGSDPAQLEWNMYTESLISNSFVRYNPGTVTQMYAPWFGSMPGSQNPLFWQYSNSTIDGLTQKLIFNNFTSEQERNELLQKAEAIGIEEAVRLFFARSYDPYISSSKIGGLINDYSAGIANKLSLLNAIKNGSDNNTLNVGMIQIFQGAWNNVKGCSDFYCRIIYSLIADSPTFSNPYTGDPEPMRNVWTSVISNGFNDKVNVSKNSIRWNPYGQIWETNEHVNNTALTKVTITPQYSNWHSGVPVDKYDILYSYYFPYEWSTKTENNDLTYDSEYASLVFPTLSLIKGVDFHDNGTFDTYVDLWHYDKKQVPSYGTLWPTEPWDITAATERLVMNNKLSYSKSDANIKGIDQLSLNLPVHSEMIKEELIRMINEKYIPNPLKGMVTLDYVLNRYNTSLEWITKHGNAVIGNGPYYLEEFNPAGGVVTLSAFRDGTYPIEVGSYSKFVNPPGLDIRKINVPKFIQIGKPFDFSIEMGVKNSSGELNPFIGSVNYIVTDRNDNLVIADKLTLNASKDVDNSFDSVNSSLTQTSLVNIHLNSTQTSELVPGPSKLKLIITTFDSPKPMISENTLIARP
- a CDS encoding ABC transporter permease, which codes for MLDNIRIQVINSFASSISENQRLNQFDNMSQRQEFLDQQMDIQIKSLGLDEPWYSPKKIMNTLFQILILNLGNSRFFTTYDGSSSVNDLIQERLPNTILLFTTSSLTIVLLGIVIGSYLARKEGKLTDKFIAGLASVSLSIPPWWFSMIMIVLFSFFLQIFPARSTPVIPPDSPGYVVSLLYHMALPFITIVLIGFASSIYYVKYIVLRIIQEDYIKTLGVIGIPSRKILLKHALKNASPQLTTMLGIGIISTLGGSILIEEIFDWPGMGNLFYNAIIQNDSPLIIGLVYFFTLLYLTTRLVLDLALSVLDPRIRTGDY